From a single Cyclobacterium marinum DSM 745 genomic region:
- the nqrE gene encoding NADH:ubiquinone reductase (Na(+)-transporting) subunit E translates to MELFSLAIRSIFIDNMVFAYFLGMCSFLAVSKKVSTALGLGAAVIFVLTITVPLNWLLNEFVLKEGALSFLGESFANIDLTFLRFIMFIAIIAAMVQLVEMVVEKFAPALYGALGIFLPLIAVNCAILGGSLFMAQRDYTLAEATVYGFGSGTGFFLAIVALAAIREKLKYSNVPNGLKGLGITMLITGLMGIAFMSFMGIDL, encoded by the coding sequence ATGGAATTATTTAGCTTAGCAATTAGGTCAATTTTTATTGACAACATGGTTTTTGCCTACTTCCTGGGTATGTGTTCTTTTTTGGCAGTATCCAAAAAAGTAAGTACAGCCTTAGGTTTGGGTGCTGCCGTTATATTCGTATTGACAATCACAGTCCCGCTTAACTGGTTATTGAATGAATTTGTTTTGAAAGAAGGAGCGCTGTCTTTTCTTGGCGAATCTTTTGCCAATATAGACCTTACTTTCCTACGATTCATAATGTTTATCGCCATTATCGCTGCAATGGTACAATTGGTGGAAATGGTTGTGGAGAAATTTGCTCCTGCATTGTATGGTGCCTTGGGTATTTTCCTTCCTCTAATCGCTGTAAACTGTGCGATCTTGGGTGGATCTCTATTTATGGCTCAAAGAGATTATACACTTGCTGAAGCAACAGTGTATGGGTTTGGGTCAGGAACAGGCTTTTTCCTTGCAATAGTAGCTTTAGCAGCCATCAGAGAAAAATTAAAATACTCCAACGTTCCAAATGGTCTTAAAGGACTAGGCATCACCATGCTGATAACAGGTCTCATGGGGATTGCATTCATGTCATTTATGGGAATTGATTTATAA
- a CDS encoding NADH:ubiquinone reductase (Na(+)-transporting) subunit D yields MSTETAEKAIKVKDSEAFLSKRRKKLITDPLVDDNPITIQVLGICSALAVTTQMQPTLVMALSVIFVVVMSNLTISLLRNKIPGRVRIIVQLAVVATLVTLVNEVLKAFAYDMYKELSVFVGLIITNCIVMGRLEAFALGNKPYDSILDGFGSALGYSWIILTVAFFRELWGSGAVFGVPVFDYVSGLFGEDFQLATNGLMVSPVGAFIILGLLIWVQRSKTGYVEH; encoded by the coding sequence ATGAGTACAGAAACCGCTGAAAAAGCAATAAAAGTAAAGGATTCAGAAGCTTTTCTTTCTAAAAGGAGAAAAAAGCTAATTACTGACCCCTTGGTGGACGACAACCCTATCACCATTCAGGTATTGGGAATTTGTTCTGCCTTGGCAGTAACAACACAAATGCAGCCTACCTTGGTAATGGCCTTGTCGGTTATTTTTGTGGTAGTAATGTCTAACTTAACCATTTCCTTACTAAGGAATAAGATTCCAGGACGAGTTAGGATCATTGTTCAGTTGGCTGTTGTAGCAACCTTGGTAACTTTGGTAAATGAGGTGCTAAAAGCTTTCGCATACGATATGTACAAGGAATTGTCTGTTTTCGTAGGACTAATCATTACCAACTGTATCGTAATGGGACGTCTAGAAGCATTTGCCCTTGGTAACAAACCTTACGATTCAATATTGGATGGTTTTGGAAGTGCTTTAGGATATTCTTGGATCATTCTTACCGTCGCATTCTTTAGAGAGCTATGGGGATCAGGAGCTGTATTTGGCGTTCCTGTTTTTGATTACGTCTCTGGATTATTTGGCGAAGATTTCCAGCTTGCCACCAATGGTCTTATGGTATCTCCTGTAGGTGCATTCATTATATTGGGATTGTTGATTTGGGTCCAAAGATCCAAAACAGGATATGTAGAACATTAA
- the rffA gene encoding dTDP-4-amino-4,6-dideoxygalactose transaminase translates to MYRIPFNKPYATGNEWNYIQDASKKGKLASDGKYTLKCQSFFEKRYGFKKTFLTHSCTQALEMAALLMDLKPGDEVILPSYTYVSTANAFALRGCKVVFADSCRDYPGIDTGKLAHLITDKTKAIVAVHYGGIACDMEQLLAISQRYNLYLVEDAAAGIDGYYVSKDQSKRPLGSFGQFATFSFHETKNISCGEGGMLVINDSKFIAKANLVWNRGTNKKDFSSGKANKYEWQSLGSAFAPSEINAAWLWAQLEQIESIQSVRKIKWHWHHTHLPQILEKFDLEWMAVPKHAAQNFHLFYGLAKNLKHRDQVLNFFKRKKIMAVFHYQSLHTSPYYLSQYPRKIDLFQAEKYSECLIRFPLYNTLDTDKLNGLLSN, encoded by the coding sequence ATGTATCGGATTCCTTTTAATAAACCGTATGCTACCGGAAATGAATGGAACTATATTCAGGATGCGAGTAAAAAAGGAAAATTGGCATCGGATGGAAAATACACCTTGAAGTGTCAATCATTTTTTGAAAAAAGATATGGCTTCAAAAAGACATTCTTAACTCATTCCTGCACACAGGCCTTAGAAATGGCTGCACTCTTGATGGACTTAAAACCCGGAGATGAAGTAATTTTACCCAGTTATACTTATGTAAGCACCGCTAATGCTTTTGCGCTTCGGGGTTGCAAGGTCGTATTTGCAGACAGCTGTAGGGATTACCCTGGAATAGATACCGGGAAATTAGCACATTTAATTACAGACAAAACCAAGGCAATCGTAGCTGTTCATTATGGAGGAATTGCCTGTGATATGGAACAATTGTTGGCCATCAGCCAAAGATATAATTTATACTTGGTGGAAGATGCCGCAGCAGGCATTGATGGCTATTACGTAAGCAAAGATCAATCAAAAAGGCCTTTAGGTTCTTTTGGCCAATTCGCCACCTTTTCATTTCATGAAACCAAAAATATCAGTTGTGGAGAGGGAGGCATGCTTGTGATTAACGATTCAAAATTTATTGCCAAAGCCAATTTGGTTTGGAACAGAGGGACAAATAAAAAAGATTTTTCCTCAGGGAAAGCAAATAAATACGAGTGGCAAAGCCTGGGAAGTGCTTTTGCTCCTTCAGAGATTAATGCCGCATGGTTATGGGCCCAATTGGAGCAGATCGAATCAATTCAAAGCGTTCGTAAAATAAAATGGCATTGGCATCATACCCATTTACCGCAAATATTGGAAAAATTTGATCTAGAATGGATGGCAGTCCCTAAACATGCCGCACAGAATTTTCATTTGTTTTATGGGCTGGCGAAAAATCTGAAGCACAGAGATCAAGTCCTGAATTTCTTTAAACGGAAAAAAATAATGGCTGTATTCCACTACCAAAGTCTGCATACCAGCCCTTATTATTTATCCCAATACCCACGTAAAATAGATTTATTTCAAGCCGAAAAATACAGCGAGTGCTTGATAAGGTTTCCTCTTTACAACACTCTAGATACTGACAAGCTCAATGGATTGCTTTCAAATTGA
- the nqrC gene encoding NADH:ubiquinone reductase (Na(+)-transporting) subunit C: MQQSNAYIITFSVILTVVLGLLLSGTSEVLKPIQKKAEELDTKKQILGAVLPAEEIAEMKPEEVNEFYASRISSKVVNIQGEEVEEQDGVAVSAETVDVGKNYKRAPEDRLYPVFIFLDEGNEETALAYILPVYGSGLWDSIWGYVALKTDMDTIEGVTLSHAGETPGLGARITTTEVQQRYKDKSIYNEEGELVSVNMQKGEGKDYSNDPHKIDGMSGATITGDGVNNMLKNYLQHYQSYMEKIKEGGSKVAMN, encoded by the coding sequence GTGCAACAGTCTAACGCTTATATTATTACATTTTCGGTCATTTTGACCGTCGTATTGGGTTTATTATTGTCAGGTACCTCTGAAGTTTTAAAGCCAATTCAAAAGAAAGCTGAAGAACTTGATACTAAAAAACAAATTCTAGGTGCAGTTTTGCCGGCTGAAGAAATAGCCGAAATGAAGCCGGAAGAAGTGAATGAGTTTTACGCAAGCAGAATTTCTTCAAAAGTAGTTAACATCCAAGGAGAAGAAGTTGAAGAACAAGACGGAGTTGCCGTATCTGCAGAAACTGTGGATGTTGGTAAAAATTACAAAAGAGCTCCTGAGGATCGATTGTATCCTGTATTTATCTTCTTAGATGAAGGAAATGAAGAAACTGCTCTTGCCTATATCTTACCGGTTTATGGTAGTGGATTATGGGACAGTATCTGGGGTTATGTTGCTTTAAAAACTGACATGGACACCATTGAAGGTGTGACCCTATCGCATGCTGGTGAAACCCCCGGATTGGGTGCCAGAATCACTACAACAGAAGTGCAACAACGGTACAAAGACAAGTCTATCTACAATGAAGAAGGTGAACTTGTTTCCGTAAACATGCAGAAAGGTGAAGGAAAAGATTACTCAAACGATCCACATAAAATTGATGGCATGTCCGGAGCAACCATTACAGGTGATGGTGTTAACAATATGCTAAAAAACTACCTTCAGCATTACCAGTCCTATATGGAAAAAATAAAAGAAGGTGGTTCTAAAGTGGCTATGAATTAA
- a CDS encoding NADH:ubiquinone reductase (Na(+)-transporting) subunit B — protein MKFLRDLLDKQKPLFQKGGKLENLYYLYEAGETFMFSPNHTAATKGAQVKDAIDLKRMMITVVIAMIPCLLFGIYNTGHMHYLAVGEAATFGDKFVLGLTLVLPIVLVAYTAGGIVEAVFAVVRKHPINEGFLVTGMLIPLVVPATTPLWQVALATVFAVVIAKEVFGGTGMNILNVAMTARAFLYFAYPAQISGDQVWTYLGDKMPVDGFSGATALAVAYQSGQEGVNAVANLASHNSVLMDNMFSFQNLFMGFIPGSIGETSTLMVLIGAAILIFTGVGSWKIIFSGFAGAYLMAVVMQALAVNEFMAMPAHYHLVMGGVAFGIVFMATDPVSAAQTESGKWIYGLLIGVLTIIIRVTNPAYPEGIMLAVLFMNVFAPLIDYYVVKANKKRRLQRATV, from the coding sequence ATGAAGTTTTTACGAGATCTGTTGGATAAACAGAAACCCTTATTCCAAAAGGGAGGAAAATTGGAAAATCTTTATTACCTGTATGAGGCAGGAGAAACATTTATGTTTTCACCCAACCATACAGCTGCCACAAAAGGCGCTCAGGTAAAAGATGCCATCGACCTGAAAAGGATGATGATTACAGTGGTCATTGCCATGATCCCCTGTTTGTTATTTGGTATTTACAATACCGGCCACATGCACTATTTGGCAGTAGGAGAAGCGGCCACCTTTGGTGACAAGTTTGTATTAGGTTTGACCCTAGTATTACCTATAGTATTGGTAGCTTACACTGCAGGGGGTATCGTAGAGGCAGTATTTGCCGTAGTAAGGAAGCACCCAATCAATGAAGGTTTCTTAGTAACAGGAATGTTGATTCCTTTGGTAGTTCCCGCAACTACTCCATTATGGCAAGTTGCATTGGCAACAGTGTTTGCTGTGGTTATTGCCAAGGAAGTGTTTGGTGGAACAGGAATGAATATTTTAAATGTGGCGATGACTGCCAGGGCATTTTTATATTTTGCCTACCCTGCTCAAATATCAGGTGATCAGGTATGGACCTATTTAGGAGACAAAATGCCTGTTGATGGATTTTCAGGTGCTACTGCTTTGGCTGTAGCTTACCAATCCGGACAAGAAGGCGTGAATGCAGTAGCTAATTTGGCTAGTCATAATTCAGTTTTGATGGACAATATGTTTAGCTTTCAAAACTTATTTATGGGATTTATTCCCGGATCAATTGGAGAAACTTCCACATTAATGGTGCTTATCGGCGCTGCAATTTTAATATTTACCGGAGTAGGTAGTTGGAAAATAATTTTCAGTGGATTTGCAGGCGCTTATCTAATGGCAGTAGTCATGCAAGCCCTTGCGGTAAACGAATTTATGGCAATGCCGGCGCATTATCATTTGGTAATGGGAGGTGTAGCTTTTGGTATAGTATTTATGGCTACAGATCCTGTTTCAGCCGCTCAAACGGAATCTGGAAAATGGATTTATGGTTTACTAATAGGTGTCCTCACAATTATTATTCGGGTTACTAACCCTGCCTACCCTGAGGGCATCATGCTCGCTGTGTTATTTATGAATGTATTTGCACCGCTTATTGATTATTATGTAGTTAAAGCTAACAAGAAAAGGAGGTTACAACGTGCAACAGTCTAA
- a CDS encoding DUF502 domain-containing protein, giving the protein MSDFTSKRILGYFLRGLLFVVPFFLTGYIIILTVQFLDNIIPVNIPGLGILVMLVFVTLVGYLTSIFITKSIFEELEKLVFKIPLVNILYTSIKDLMSAFVGDKKKFNTPIIVKLSDNMSRLGFMTQDDLKVIGQEELVAVYFPHSYNFSGNLYLVPRKNVERLYNVNSTEVMKFIVSGGVSDLHYIKNPKQNKATNKPGDSI; this is encoded by the coding sequence ATGTCAGATTTTACTTCTAAACGAATTCTAGGATATTTTCTTAGGGGACTTTTATTCGTTGTTCCCTTCTTTTTGACAGGATACATCATCATCCTGACTGTTCAGTTTCTGGACAATATTATTCCGGTAAATATCCCGGGCTTGGGGATATTGGTCATGTTGGTATTCGTAACCCTCGTAGGTTATTTGACAAGTATTTTCATTACGAAATCAATTTTCGAAGAACTTGAGAAACTGGTATTTAAAATACCCTTGGTTAACATTCTTTATACCAGCATCAAAGACCTTATGTCTGCGTTTGTAGGTGATAAGAAAAAATTCAATACACCCATAATCGTAAAGCTTTCAGACAATATGTCTAGGCTTGGCTTTATGACACAGGATGATCTAAAAGTAATTGGCCAGGAAGAATTAGTGGCCGTTTACTTTCCTCATTCCTATAATTTCAGTGGTAACCTGTATTTGGTGCCTAGAAAAAATGTGGAGAGACTATACAATGTCAACAGCACAGAAGTGATGAAATTTATTGTTTCAGGTGGTGTTTCAGACCTGCACTATATCAAAAACCCAAAGCAAAATAAAGCTACAAATAAACCGGGAGACTCCATTTGA
- a CDS encoding PAS domain S-box protein has product MDQEGYHLLLVEDNLGDILLIEEYLHEKILNLKLTVAKTFEEAQENLIDEDRHYDGIILDLTLPDLQGEELILKIKALAEDVSIVVLTGYSNIEFGMKSLSLGVSDYLLKDELTPTSLYKSIIYSIGRYRISRQLKHSELRYKELFHLSPQPMYLYNLQTLAFIDVNKAAVDHYGYTKEEFLKMDLKQIRPESEISKLEKMIASIREGKFTGGPRIFSHQKKNGEIITVEIKSSLIVHEGIKAEVVLANDITERMRYIKAIEDQNKRLQEIAWMQSHVVRAPLARLMSLVMAVDTLEEDVGKENFHQMIMDSAVELDDIIRDIVKKTDKVSLEAKMKEKFDPSTEE; this is encoded by the coding sequence ATGGATCAAGAGGGATATCATTTATTGTTAGTTGAGGATAATTTGGGGGATATTTTATTGATAGAAGAATACCTCCATGAAAAAATTTTAAACCTTAAACTTACGGTTGCAAAAACCTTTGAGGAGGCACAAGAGAATTTGATAGATGAGGATCGTCATTATGATGGAATCATTTTGGATTTGACTTTACCGGATTTACAAGGAGAGGAATTGATATTGAAAATCAAGGCCCTTGCGGAAGATGTCAGTATTGTGGTATTGACAGGCTATTCTAATATAGAATTTGGTATGAAATCACTTTCTCTAGGTGTTTCAGATTATTTATTGAAGGATGAATTGACCCCCACCTCACTCTATAAAAGTATTATATACAGCATAGGTAGGTACAGGATTTCCCGCCAACTCAAACATTCTGAGTTAAGGTACAAAGAATTGTTTCACCTTAGCCCTCAGCCCATGTACCTTTATAACCTTCAGACCTTAGCGTTTATTGATGTCAATAAGGCTGCAGTAGATCATTATGGATATACTAAGGAAGAATTTTTGAAAATGGATCTCAAGCAAATCCGACCCGAATCTGAAATCTCTAAGTTGGAGAAAATGATTGCAAGTATTAGAGAGGGGAAATTTACCGGAGGCCCAAGAATATTCTCCCATCAAAAGAAAAATGGGGAAATAATTACAGTTGAAATTAAAAGCAGTCTAATTGTACATGAAGGGATCAAAGCAGAGGTAGTTTTGGCCAATGACATTACCGAGCGCATGCGGTATATCAAAGCCATTGAGGATCAAAACAAACGCTTACAGGAAATAGCATGGATGCAATCACATGTTGTGAGGGCACCACTGGCCAGATTGATGAGTTTGGTAATGGCAGTTGACACCTTGGAAGAAGATGTCGGTAAAGAAAATTTTCATCAGATGATAATGGACTCGGCAGTTGAGCTGGATGATATTATTAGAGATATCGTTAAGAAAACAGATAAGGTAAGTTTAGAGGCCAAAATGAAAGAGAAATTTGACCCTAGTACAGAAGAATAA